The Alkalibacter rhizosphaerae genomic sequence CAGAAAACCGCCGTAAAAACAGGTCATGGCGATGAGTGCATAGTAGTATCCCAGGACCATGTTGTATTCCCCCTTGGAAATGGGTGCATCTTTGGTGTATTCCATTCGTTGGGCAATGACCTGGCCGATCCGGGGGCCGGTGGATGGGTCTTCTTGAAGGATCCGGGCCACTGTGCTGCTGGTCTGCAGGTATTCGTCGAGAAAACTTTTTAAAATGCTCTGGCGGATGCCGGAGGTGTTGACCACCAGGGAGGGAGTATCGGAAACCTGGATGATGCCGGAGATGGTGCTGTCCTCCAGCAAGTCCCGGGCCTCTTCCAGGGTCGATTCCCGGATGTCGAACATGGGGTCTTCCCCGGTAGACAGGGACTCCAGCACGGTTTCAAAGGTGGGGTTGTTCTGCTCTTCAACCAGGGCGATGGAGATGGTTTCAAATCCGCCCACATTTCGAAGACCGGACAGGGCCATGTAGAAAAACAGGGACAGTGCAATGGGAAAGAGGAGGGTCCAGAAGATGGTCTCTTTGTCCCGAAGCAAAACCTTCAATCGATAGGTAAAAAGGTGCTTGAACATGTCTTCTCCCCCTTAATCCCGCAGCTGCTTGCCGGTGATCTCCAGAAACACATCGTTTAAGGTGGGCATTTCCGTGTGGATCTTCCCAAATCCGATGTTTTCCCCTTTGATGAACTCCAACATCCGCTCCAGGTTGCCGTTTCCCTTTTGGAAGCGGGCCACCAGATGACGGCCGTCGTAATCGCTGGAGACCAGCCCTTCCATTTTCTTCAACCGGGCCATGATGCCATCTTCCAGGTCGAAGGCTTCCACGGTGATCTTTTCACCCAGGCTGATCAGATCCTTCAGTTCGTTCTTGGTGCCGGTGGCGATGACCCGGCCGTTGTCCAGGATCATGATCCGGCTGCAGATCTGCTCCACCTCCTCCATGTAGTGGGAGGTGTAGATGATGGTGGCTCCCTGTCGGTTCAATTCCACGATCCCTTCCAGGATCTTGTTCCTGCTTTGAGGATCCACGGCCACCGTCGGTTCGTCCAAGATGATCAGCTTGGGCTTGTGGGCGATGCCGCAGGCGATATTGAGACGGCGAAGCAATCCGCCGCTTAGCTTTTTCGGATAAAATTTGACGAAATCCTGAAGGCCTACAAAGGCGA encodes the following:
- a CDS encoding ABC transporter permease yields the protein MFKHLFTYRLKVLLRDKETIFWTLLFPIALSLFFYMALSGLRNVGGFETISIALVEEQNNPTFETVLESLSTGEDPMFDIRESTLEEARDLLEDSTISGIIQVSDTPSLVVNTSGIRQSILKSFLDEYLQTSSTVARILQEDPSTGPRIGQVIAQRMEYTKDAPISKGEYNMVLGYYYALIAMTCFYGGFLGMAEVNQIQANLSKRAARLNIAPVHKMKAFLYNLSASFLIQLVEMGFFLAFLLFVLKVDFGDKTGWILLTTLVGAVTGLSFGAFISAAVKGSENTKNGIFIGVTMLCSFLAGLMFHEMKYLVQTNVPILARLNPVNLLADSYYSLYVFDSLDRYFQNLAGLLIFTLVFSLGTYLIIRRRKYASL
- a CDS encoding ABC transporter ATP-binding protein; its protein translation is MIVKVKNLVKRYGNLLALDHLDLEVREGEIFGLLGPNGSGKTTAINCILSLLQYDKGEIQVFGKAMTPESYDSKRNIGVVMQEVAVFNELTVYQNIDYFCGLYITDKVARKALVDEAIAFVGLQDFVKFYPKKLSGGLLRRLNIACGIAHKPKLIILDEPTVAVDPQSRNKILEGIVELNRQGATIIYTSHYMEEVEQICSRIMILDNGRVIATGTKNELKDLISLGEKITVEAFDLEDGIMARLKKMEGLVSSDYDGRHLVARFQKGNGNLERMLEFIKGENIGFGKIHTEMPTLNDVFLEITGKQLRD